In Deinococcus proteolyticus MRP, a single genomic region encodes these proteins:
- a CDS encoding nitronate monooxygenase, translating to MSQPVLPQPLPQIIQGGMGVAISDWRLARAVATAGQLGIVSGTGIDSLLTRRLQDGDPDGSTRRALSHFPNPELAQRALDTYFLEGGRAEGQPYKRVPLPSVGRLNPAWELAIVGGFVETWLAKEGHSGQVGMNLLTKLQMHTIPPLLGAMLAGVDFVIMGAGIPRDIPAVLDNFAIGQAATIKLDVKGEPTDHSTRLTLDPAEYGLDLDSLGLSSLKRPNFLPIITSHVLAQTLARKASGSVEGFVIEAPTAGGHNAPPRGKMQLDDLGQPIYSERDLADLEQMRDLGLPFWLAGGSGSPEGLQHALSEGAAGIQVGTLFAYCTDSGMDDGLRREALTQIRAGAGLRTDPLASPTGFPFKVVQLSHTLANAQLYAERTRICDIGYLREAYWEEVKDGKEGKIGLRCASEPIETYVRKGGSLEATVGRKCLCNGLMADAGFPQIQKGGEIELPLLTSGDDVVKLAHWQDRFSAGEVIRYLLGQWQPASDGVVAGQATGESDPAQVPSMAGHL from the coding sequence ATGTCTCAGCCTGTACTTCCGCAACCGCTGCCCCAGATTATTCAGGGCGGTATGGGCGTCGCCATTTCCGACTGGCGGCTGGCCCGCGCCGTGGCGACCGCCGGACAACTCGGTATCGTGTCGGGCACCGGCATCGACAGCCTGCTGACCCGCCGCCTGCAAGACGGCGACCCCGACGGCAGCACCCGCCGCGCCCTCTCACACTTTCCCAACCCCGAACTGGCCCAGCGTGCCCTGGACACCTACTTTCTGGAAGGGGGCCGCGCTGAGGGGCAGCCCTACAAGCGCGTACCGCTGCCCAGCGTAGGCCGCCTGAATCCCGCCTGGGAACTGGCGATTGTGGGCGGCTTCGTGGAAACCTGGCTGGCGAAGGAAGGCCACAGTGGGCAGGTGGGCATGAACCTGCTCACCAAACTGCAGATGCACACCATCCCGCCGCTGCTGGGCGCGATGCTGGCGGGCGTGGATTTCGTGATTATGGGCGCCGGCATTCCCCGCGACATTCCTGCCGTGTTGGACAACTTCGCCATCGGTCAGGCGGCCACCATCAAGCTGGACGTGAAGGGCGAACCCACCGACCACTCCACTCGCCTGACCCTGGACCCCGCCGAGTACGGCCTGGACCTGGACAGCCTGGGCCTCAGCAGCCTCAAGCGGCCCAACTTCCTGCCCATCATCACCTCGCATGTGCTGGCACAGACGCTGGCCCGCAAGGCGAGCGGCAGCGTGGAAGGCTTCGTGATTGAAGCCCCCACTGCGGGCGGCCACAACGCTCCCCCACGCGGCAAGATGCAACTGGACGACCTGGGCCAGCCCATCTACTCCGAGCGCGACCTAGCCGATCTGGAGCAGATGCGCGACCTGGGCCTGCCGTTCTGGCTGGCGGGCGGCAGCGGCAGCCCTGAAGGCTTGCAGCACGCGCTGAGCGAAGGCGCAGCAGGGATTCAGGTGGGCACGCTGTTCGCCTACTGCACCGACTCGGGCATGGACGATGGCCTGCGCCGTGAAGCGCTCACCCAAATCAGGGCCGGTGCGGGCCTGCGGACCGACCCCCTTGCCTCGCCCACCGGGTTTCCCTTCAAGGTGGTGCAGCTCTCGCATACCCTCGCCAACGCGCAGCTTTACGCCGAGCGCACCCGGATTTGCGATATCGGCTACCTGCGTGAAGCCTACTGGGAAGAAGTCAAGGACGGTAAAGAGGGCAAAATCGGCCTGCGCTGCGCTTCCGAACCTATCGAGACCTATGTACGCAAGGGCGGCAGTCTGGAAGCCACGGTGGGCCGCAAGTGCCTATGCAACGGCCTGATGGCTGACGCCGGCTTCCCGCAGATTCAAAAGGGCGGCGAAATCGAGTTGCCCCTGCTGACCAGCGGTGATGATGTGGTCAAGCTGGCACACTGGCAGGACCGCTTCAGTGCCGGTGAGGTCATCCGCTATCTGCTGGGGCAGTGGCAGCCGGCCAGCGACGGAGTGGTGGCGGGGCAGGCGACGGGAGAAAGTGACCCGGCGCAGGTGCCCAGCATGGCGGGCCACCTCTAG
- the pstB gene encoding phosphate ABC transporter ATP-binding protein PstB, whose amino-acid sequence MTPILVAKDVDIFYGDFHAIKKVSMNAEIGTVNALIGPSGCGKTTFLRALNRMHDMTPGARVEGTIQVDGQNIYGPGVDPVVMRRRIGMVFQKPNPFPTMSVFDNTVAGLKLAGIRDKNQLMEVAERSLRGAALWEEVKDRLHMPGMGLSGGQQQRLCIARALAVQPDVLLMDEPTSALDPASTAKIEELMSELKKVTTILIVTHNMQQAARISDTCSVFLNGDMIEHGPTEQIFQNPQDKRTEDYVSGRFG is encoded by the coding sequence ATGACCCCCATCCTGGTAGCCAAAGACGTAGACATCTTTTACGGTGATTTTCACGCCATCAAAAAAGTCAGCATGAATGCCGAAATCGGCACCGTGAACGCTCTCATCGGTCCTTCGGGCTGTGGTAAGACCACCTTCCTGCGCGCGCTGAACCGCATGCACGACATGACCCCTGGTGCCCGCGTAGAAGGCACCATTCAGGTGGATGGCCAGAATATCTACGGCCCTGGCGTGGACCCCGTCGTCATGCGCCGGCGCATCGGCATGGTGTTCCAAAAGCCCAATCCGTTCCCCACCATGAGTGTGTTCGACAACACCGTGGCGGGCCTCAAGCTGGCGGGCATCCGCGACAAGAACCAGCTGATGGAAGTGGCCGAGCGCTCCCTACGCGGCGCGGCCCTGTGGGAAGAAGTCAAGGACCGCCTGCACATGCCGGGCATGGGCCTTTCGGGCGGTCAGCAGCAGCGTCTATGCATTGCCCGCGCTCTGGCCGTACAGCCCGACGTGCTGCTGATGGACGAGCCGACCTCGGCGCTCGACCCGGCCAGCACCGCCAAGATCGAAGAGCTGATGAGCGAGCTGAAAAAGGTCACCACCATCCTGATCGTGACCCACAATATGCAGCAGGCCGCCCGTATCAGCGATACCTGCTCGGTGTTCCTGAACGGCGACATGATTGAGCACGGCCCCACCGAGCAGATTTTCCAGAACCCGCAGGACAAGCGCACCGAAGACTACGTCTCGGGCCGCTTCGGCTAA
- the pstA gene encoding phosphate ABC transporter permease PstA, with the protein MSAVQQNTAATRRAVPGLSPARKFTNSLMGGLIGLGTLLVVAPLLLIFYYLLTTGLQALSPEFFTQTPAPLGETGGGLKNAIIGSVTMLGMASVIGILVGVAGGIFLSEYPRHPLMPTVRMLSDVLAGIPAIVMGLVVYGLLVLQFGFSGLAGSIALGFLMIPIVVRTTEETLKLVPRATREAGLALGLPNWKVILQIVLPAAAGGIVTGIMLALARVAGEAAPLLFTAFGNNAVTTNLTQPMSALPVEIFKLATSAYETDRQLAQAASLVLILLILITSLLARYFSSPRKMRVK; encoded by the coding sequence ATGAGTGCCGTTCAGCAGAATACGGCGGCTACGCGCCGCGCCGTGCCGGGCCTCAGCCCCGCCCGCAAGTTCACCAACTCCCTGATGGGCGGCCTGATTGGCCTGGGCACCCTGCTGGTGGTCGCCCCGCTGCTCCTCATTTTCTACTACCTGCTGACCACTGGCCTGCAGGCGCTCAGCCCCGAATTCTTTACCCAGACGCCTGCTCCGCTGGGTGAAACCGGCGGCGGCCTGAAAAACGCCATCATCGGCAGCGTCACCATGCTGGGCATGGCTTCGGTTATCGGCATTCTGGTCGGCGTGGCAGGCGGCATCTTCCTGTCCGAGTACCCCCGCCACCCCCTGATGCCCACCGTGCGGATGCTCAGCGACGTGCTGGCCGGTATTCCCGCCATCGTAATGGGTCTGGTGGTGTACGGTCTGCTGGTGCTCCAGTTCGGCTTTTCGGGCCTGGCCGGCTCTATCGCGCTGGGCTTCCTGATGATTCCTATCGTGGTGCGGACCACCGAAGAAACCCTCAAGCTGGTGCCCCGCGCCACCCGTGAAGCGGGTCTGGCCCTGGGTCTGCCCAACTGGAAAGTGATTCTGCAAATCGTGCTACCTGCCGCTGCCGGCGGTATCGTGACCGGCATCATGCTGGCGCTGGCCCGCGTGGCCGGTGAAGCTGCGCCGCTGCTGTTCACGGCTTTCGGCAACAACGCCGTGACCACCAATCTCACCCAGCCGATGAGCGCCCTGCCTGTAGAAATCTTCAAGCTGGCCACCAGCGCCTACGAAACCGACCGCCAGCTGGCCCAGGCCGCTTCTCTGGTACTGATTCTCCTGATTCTGATTACCAGCCTGCTGGCCCGCTACTTCAGCAGTCCGCGCAAAATGCGCGTCAAGTAA
- the pstC gene encoding phosphate ABC transporter permease subunit PstC has product MSQAAKRPPGRGLSSRSDVVFRNVIIGLSMVIALIFLLSIYQLATVSWPTLSNFGLSFYTTRIWDPVNNVYGALSMVIGTLITSMIALAISVPLAIASALFIAEYSPKWLAGPVGYLIELLAAVPSVVYGLWALVVIAPKLAEWQLTYFTDPAKLETYSACQELWMQGTTNFQCFFVPSAADGRGLALATLILTVMILPYTASVARDVINLVPRDQREAMYALGATKWEVISKAVLPYARAGIMGGVLLALGRALGETLAVAMVIGDSQAPLTSLWQNFSTMASVIANQFGDAQQELHRSSVLALGLTLFFVSVIVNILARVVIKKLTPEGIK; this is encoded by the coding sequence ATGAGTCAAGCCGCCAAGCGTCCTCCAGGGCGTGGCCTCAGCAGCCGCAGCGATGTTGTTTTCCGCAATGTCATTATCGGCCTTTCGATGGTGATTGCCCTTATCTTCCTGCTCAGCATCTATCAGCTGGCGACCGTCTCATGGCCTACCCTGAGCAACTTCGGCCTGAGCTTCTATACCACCCGCATCTGGGACCCGGTGAACAATGTTTACGGCGCCCTGTCCATGGTCATCGGCACGCTGATCACCAGCATGATTGCGCTGGCCATCAGTGTGCCGCTGGCAATTGCCAGTGCGCTATTCATCGCCGAGTACTCGCCCAAGTGGCTGGCTGGCCCGGTCGGCTACCTGATTGAGCTGCTCGCCGCCGTACCCAGCGTGGTGTACGGTCTGTGGGCGCTGGTGGTGATTGCTCCCAAGCTGGCCGAATGGCAGCTGACCTATTTCACCGACCCCGCCAAGCTGGAAACCTATTCGGCCTGCCAGGAGCTGTGGATGCAGGGCACCACCAACTTCCAGTGCTTTTTCGTGCCTTCGGCGGCGGACGGACGCGGCCTGGCGCTCGCCACCCTGATTCTGACCGTGATGATTCTGCCCTACACCGCTTCGGTGGCCCGCGACGTGATCAATCTGGTGCCCCGCGACCAGCGCGAAGCCATGTACGCGCTGGGTGCCACCAAGTGGGAAGTGATTTCCAAAGCCGTGCTGCCCTACGCCCGCGCCGGCATCATGGGCGGCGTGCTGCTGGCCCTGGGCCGCGCCTTGGGCGAAACCCTGGCCGTGGCAATGGTGATTGGCGACAGCCAGGCCCCGCTGACCAGCCTGTGGCAGAACTTCTCCACCATGGCCTCGGTGATTGCCAACCAGTTCGGTGATGCGCAGCAAGAACTGCACCGCTCCAGCGTGCTGGCCCTGGGTCTGACCCTGTTCTTCGTGTCGGTCATCGTGAACATTCTGGCCCGCGTGGTCATCAAGAAACTCACTCCGGAGGGCATCAAATGA
- the pstS gene encoding phosphate ABC transporter substrate-binding protein PstS, with the protein MKKMLTLALSLVAAAGATASAQTITGAGASFPNPLYSKMFAEYKKQTGVSVNYQSVGSGAGQKQIINRTVDFGASDNPMTNDMMKPAPAALLHVPTAIGAVVPAFNVPGVTSMKLTGETLAGIYLGSIKKWNDPKIVALNPGVKLPGLPITPVRRSDSSGTTYVFTDYLSSVNPTFKSRVGRGNSVKWPVGSAAKGNDGVAGAVKSTPGSIGYVELAYAKQNRLPFAQLKNKAGNWITADNGPASAAAAGVVIPSDTRVSIVNSGNAQAWPIASFTYVIFYKEQKYGNRTQAQAKNLKNLLWWMTHDGQKFNEGLDYAKLPAGVMPKVEKVIKSMTYGGQAI; encoded by the coding sequence ATGAAAAAGATGCTGACCCTGGCCCTGTCCCTGGTTGCCGCCGCTGGCGCAACCGCTTCTGCCCAGACCATTACCGGCGCTGGTGCATCCTTCCCCAACCCCCTGTACTCCAAGATGTTCGCTGAGTACAAGAAGCAGACCGGCGTGAGCGTGAACTACCAGTCGGTGGGCTCCGGCGCCGGCCAGAAGCAAATCATCAACCGCACCGTGGACTTCGGGGCCAGCGACAACCCCATGACCAACGACATGATGAAGCCCGCTCCCGCTGCCCTGCTGCACGTGCCCACTGCCATCGGCGCCGTGGTGCCCGCGTTCAACGTGCCCGGCGTGACCAGCATGAAGCTGACCGGCGAAACCCTGGCCGGCATCTACCTGGGCAGCATCAAGAAGTGGAACGACCCCAAGATTGTCGCCCTGAACCCCGGTGTGAAGCTGCCCGGCCTGCCCATCACCCCCGTGCGCCGCTCGGACTCCTCCGGCACCACCTACGTGTTCACCGACTACCTGAGCAGCGTGAACCCCACCTTCAAGAGCCGCGTGGGCCGTGGCAACTCGGTGAAGTGGCCCGTGGGCAGCGCCGCCAAGGGCAATGACGGCGTGGCCGGCGCTGTGAAGAGCACCCCCGGCTCCATCGGCTACGTGGAACTGGCCTACGCCAAGCAGAACCGCCTGCCCTTCGCCCAGTTGAAGAACAAGGCCGGCAACTGGATCACTGCTGACAACGGCCCCGCCTCGGCTGCCGCTGCTGGTGTGGTGATTCCCAGCGACACCCGCGTCAGCATCGTGAACTCGGGCAACGCTCAGGCCTGGCCCATCGCCAGCTTCACCTACGTGATCTTCTACAAAGAGCAGAAGTACGGTAACCGCACCCAGGCTCAGGCCAAGAACCTCAAGAACCTGCTGTGGTGGATGACCCACGACGGCCAGAAGTTCAACGAAGGTCTGGACTACGCCAAGCTGCCCGCCGGCGTCATGCCCAAGGTGGAAAAAGTCATCAAGAGCATGACCTACGGCGGTCAGGCCATCTAA
- a CDS encoding Nif3-like dinuclear metal center hexameric protein: protein MTASNPNTAAPARTQVGVPRDELVRWLNEYLDTDAFSDVSLNGLQIEGKDRVTRVAASVDSSLRSIQAAADAGADLLLTHHGLFWGKPLAVTGPHGRRIKAALDAGLSLYASHLPLDYHREVGNNAMMAKALGLEDVVDFGEYGGKKLGLAGTLPRELDLQDFADRIQKLTGEICLVHSGSHPFVHRIGISSGEGAGLVPEAARMGLDTLLTGEPAHKYFHDAFEYGVNAIFAGHYETEVFGVRALAAKLEEEFGLPWQFIHQPTGL, encoded by the coding sequence ATGACTGCTTCCAACCCCAACACCGCTGCCCCTGCACGCACCCAAGTGGGCGTGCCCCGTGACGAACTGGTCCGCTGGCTGAACGAGTATCTGGACACCGACGCCTTCAGCGACGTGAGCCTGAACGGTCTGCAAATCGAGGGCAAGGACCGCGTGACCCGCGTGGCGGCCAGCGTGGACAGCAGCCTGCGCTCCATCCAGGCCGCTGCCGACGCTGGCGCCGACCTGTTGCTGACCCACCACGGCCTGTTCTGGGGCAAGCCGCTGGCAGTGACCGGGCCGCATGGCCGCCGCATCAAGGCGGCGCTGGACGCGGGCCTGAGCCTGTATGCCTCGCACCTGCCACTCGACTATCACCGCGAGGTGGGCAACAACGCGATGATGGCAAAGGCGCTGGGCTTAGAAGACGTGGTGGATTTTGGCGAGTACGGCGGCAAGAAGCTGGGCCTGGCCGGGACGCTGCCCCGCGAACTGGACTTGCAGGACTTTGCCGACCGCATCCAGAAGCTGACCGGCGAAATCTGCCTGGTCCACTCGGGCAGCCATCCTTTCGTGCACCGCATCGGCATCAGCTCGGGCGAGGGCGCGGGCCTGGTTCCCGAAGCTGCCCGGATGGGCCTGGACACCCTGCTGACCGGCGAACCGGCCCATAAATACTTCCACGACGCCTTCGAGTACGGTGTCAACGCCATTTTTGCGGGGCACTACGAAACCGAAGTGTTCGGCGTGCGGGCACTGGCGGCCAAGCTGGAAGAGGAATTCGGGCTGCCCTGGCAGTTCATTCACCAGCCGACAGGTCTGTGA
- the tmk gene encoding dTMP kinase encodes MSAGTLPFITFEGGEGAGKSTQLARLAARLEAAGVPHLLTKEPGGTAAGDQIRATLLDPALDIDPLAEFLLYSASRAQLVREVLQPALERGELVVCDRYADSTLAYQGYGRGLPLPFLQAVTAEATGGLTPALTVLLDLDPAVGLARVAQRGQADRLERADLDFHRRLRAGFLALAEQQPQRWLVLDAGRSADELEEAIWARVQVTLDTAD; translated from the coding sequence GTGAGCGCAGGCACTCTGCCCTTCATCACTTTCGAGGGCGGCGAGGGCGCGGGCAAAAGCACCCAGCTCGCCCGGCTGGCGGCGCGGCTGGAGGCAGCGGGCGTGCCGCACCTGCTCACCAAGGAGCCGGGAGGTACGGCGGCGGGCGACCAGATTCGCGCCACGCTGCTGGACCCTGCGCTCGACATAGACCCGCTGGCCGAATTCCTGCTGTACTCGGCCAGCCGCGCCCAACTGGTGCGCGAAGTGTTGCAGCCTGCACTGGAGCGCGGTGAGCTGGTGGTGTGTGACCGCTACGCCGACTCCACCCTGGCGTATCAGGGCTACGGGCGCGGGCTGCCGCTGCCTTTCCTGCAAGCCGTGACCGCCGAGGCGACAGGCGGGCTGACCCCGGCTCTCACCGTGCTGCTGGACCTTGACCCTGCGGTGGGGCTGGCGCGGGTGGCCCAGCGCGGGCAAGCCGACCGGCTGGAGCGGGCGGACCTCGACTTTCACCGCCGCCTGCGGGCCGGCTTTCTGGCCCTGGCCGAGCAGCAGCCGCAGCGCTGGCTGGTGCTGGACGCGGGCCGCAGCGCCGACGAGCTGGAAGAAGCGATTTGGGCGCGGGTACAGGTCACGCTGGACACCGCAGACTGA
- a CDS encoding glutaminyl-peptide cyclotransferase, translating to MRHLCLLLVPLLLNACQPPAAQPGQSTSTETASSSQTVASGPAQSQPAAASQTAAAAAAGRAAAAPAELRAEVLERFPHDPAAFTQGLQWVEGRFLESTGQVGESGVRWVNPKTGEPEAQAPTPNPQAFGEGSTFLNGQVYHITWQTGEAYRFDQALKLQETYSYQGEGWGITHDGQQLIMSDGSATLFFRDPDTFKVTRELTVTDGGQPVTQLNELEWADGSIWANVWMQNRIARIDPQTGQVTGWLDASALADEAARTAARNGQQLTPDDVLNGIAYNPSTDTYFLTGKRWPVLFEVRARE from the coding sequence ATGCGTCACCTCTGCTTGCTCCTTGTTCCCCTGCTGCTGAATGCCTGTCAGCCCCCAGCAGCCCAGCCGGGCCAATCCACCAGCACTGAGACGGCCTCCAGCAGTCAGACAGTCGCCAGTGGGCCAGCGCAGAGCCAGCCTGCGGCCGCCAGCCAGACCGCTGCTGCTGCCGCGGCCGGCCGAGCAGCAGCAGCGCCCGCTGAGCTGAGGGCCGAAGTGCTGGAGCGCTTTCCGCACGACCCGGCTGCCTTTACCCAGGGACTGCAGTGGGTGGAAGGCCGCTTTCTGGAAAGCACCGGGCAGGTGGGGGAGTCCGGCGTGCGCTGGGTGAACCCCAAGACCGGCGAGCCCGAGGCGCAGGCCCCCACGCCCAATCCGCAGGCGTTCGGGGAAGGCAGCACCTTTCTGAATGGGCAGGTGTACCACATCACCTGGCAGACCGGCGAAGCGTACCGCTTTGACCAGGCGCTGAAACTTCAGGAAACCTACAGCTATCAGGGCGAGGGCTGGGGCATCACGCACGACGGCCAGCAGCTGATCATGAGCGACGGCAGCGCCACGCTGTTTTTCCGCGACCCGGACACCTTCAAGGTTACCCGCGAACTGACCGTGACCGACGGCGGCCAGCCGGTCACGCAGCTGAACGAGCTGGAGTGGGCAGACGGAAGTATCTGGGCCAATGTCTGGATGCAAAACCGTATTGCCCGCATCGACCCTCAGACCGGGCAGGTCACCGGCTGGCTGGACGCTTCTGCCCTGGCAGACGAAGCGGCGCGGACCGCTGCCAGGAACGGCCAGCAGCTGACCCCCGATGACGTGCTCAACGGTATCGCCTACAACCCCAGCACCGACACCTATTTTCTGACTGGGAAGCGCTGGCCGGTGCTGTTCGAGGTGCGGGCCCGCGAGTAA
- a CDS encoding ABC transporter ATP-binding protein, whose protein sequence is MTSPPASDTPAIVTRDLRKSYGSAEVVRGLNIRVGRGEVFGFLGPNGAGKSTTVKMLLGLVRPTSGELQVLGGSPHHPAVRARLGFLPEQFRYQTWMTGHEFLTFHGQLAGLRDSDIRARVPQVLERVGLAGRGGERLDGYSKGMLQRAGLASALLARPELVFLDEPTSALDPIGRIEVRRIIEDLRDEGVSVFLNSHLLSEVGQVCDHVAFVRQGQVLRQGRLSEVMGGDLRARVRLDALTPAALDAVRRFGPVLTQTVDPQGTVTLEVGLQREDQLPEVARLLLGSGAQLYELTPQRPELEDIFLELVGQSGDASPSAPQLEGPHA, encoded by the coding sequence ATGACTTCACCCCCTGCCAGCGACACGCCCGCCATCGTGACCCGCGACCTGCGCAAAAGCTACGGCTCAGCGGAAGTGGTGCGCGGCCTGAACATCCGGGTAGGCCGGGGCGAGGTGTTCGGGTTTCTGGGCCCCAACGGCGCGGGCAAAAGCACCACGGTCAAGATGCTGCTGGGCCTGGTGCGGCCCACTTCCGGGGAGCTGCAGGTGCTGGGCGGTTCGCCCCACCATCCGGCCGTGCGGGCGCGGCTGGGCTTCTTGCCCGAGCAGTTCCGCTATCAGACCTGGATGACCGGGCACGAATTCCTGACCTTTCACGGGCAACTGGCGGGCCTGCGGGACAGTGACATCCGCGCCCGCGTGCCGCAGGTGCTGGAACGGGTGGGCCTGGCCGGACGCGGCGGCGAGCGGCTGGACGGGTATTCCAAGGGCATGCTGCAGCGGGCGGGCCTCGCCTCGGCGCTGCTGGCACGGCCCGAGCTGGTGTTTCTGGACGAGCCGACCAGCGCCCTGGACCCTATCGGCCGCATAGAGGTACGCCGCATCATCGAGGACCTGCGGGACGAAGGGGTCAGCGTGTTCCTGAACTCGCACCTGCTGTCGGAGGTGGGGCAGGTGTGCGACCACGTGGCGTTCGTGCGCCAGGGCCAGGTGCTCAGGCAGGGCCGCCTGAGCGAGGTGATGGGCGGCGACCTGCGGGCGCGGGTGCGGCTGGACGCCTTGACCCCCGCCGCACTGGACGCCGTGCGCCGCTTCGGGCCGGTCCTGACACAGACGGTGGACCCCCAGGGCACGGTCACGCTGGAAGTGGGCCTGCAGCGAGAAGATCAGCTGCCCGAGGTGGCCCGGCTCCTGCTAGGCAGCGGCGCGCAGCTGTACGAGCTGACCCCGCAGCGCCCCGAACTGGAAGACATCTTTCTGGAGCTGGTGGGCCAAAGCGGCGACGCTTCTCCCAGCGCTCCGCAGCTGGAGGGCCCCCATGCCTGA
- a CDS encoding ABC transporter permease, with product MPESPMSKLSDFNLDPRRVGLMAGLSLRESLRKRLVAVLLILTSLFVGFYLYGIHRMYLDFLDRPGGLDPVTGELGSALIPVNFAAMFGMYLVTFLGSLMAVLSTVGSVSADVESGVVQSIISRPVSRAELVAGRWLGFSAVNVAYVLLVSLVMLGGVYLITGFVPPNPAAAIALMLLSILLITALTVLGSTLFTTLANGIGVFVLYGVGMAGGILNAIGTLVNSPVMQTLSRVANTLMPTNELWLGASYHLQHPEVNAGLKLSPFPNPFFGSEAISPGTLLWAAALTVLAVLAAIWNFNRRDL from the coding sequence ATGCCTGAATCTCCTATGTCCAAACTCAGCGACTTCAACCTTGACCCGCGCCGGGTAGGCCTGATGGCGGGCCTGTCCTTACGCGAATCGCTGCGCAAGCGCCTGGTGGCCGTGCTGCTGATTCTGACCAGCCTCTTCGTGGGGTTCTATCTGTACGGGATTCACCGCATGTACCTGGACTTTCTGGACCGGCCCGGCGGCTTGGACCCGGTGACCGGCGAACTGGGCAGCGCCCTGATTCCGGTAAACTTCGCGGCCATGTTCGGCATGTACCTGGTCACTTTTCTGGGGTCGCTGATGGCGGTGCTGTCCACGGTGGGCTCGGTCAGCGCAGATGTGGAAAGCGGCGTGGTGCAGAGCATCATCTCGCGCCCAGTGAGCCGCGCCGAACTGGTGGCCGGGCGCTGGCTGGGCTTCAGCGCCGTGAACGTAGCCTATGTGCTGCTGGTCAGCCTGGTGATGCTGGGCGGGGTGTACCTCATCACCGGCTTCGTGCCGCCCAACCCTGCCGCCGCCATTGCCCTGATGCTGCTCAGTATCCTGCTGATTACCGCGCTCACGGTCCTGGGCAGCACCCTCTTTACCACTCTGGCCAACGGCATCGGCGTGTTCGTGCTGTACGGGGTCGGCATGGCCGGCGGCATCCTGAACGCCATCGGCACGCTGGTCAACAGTCCGGTGATGCAGACCCTCAGCCGGGTCGCCAACACCCTGATGCCCACCAACGAACTGTGGCTGGGCGCCAGCTACCACCTGCAGCACCCGGAAGTGAACGCGGGCCTGAAACTCTCACCCTTTCCCAATCCCTTCTTCGGCAGCGAAGCCATCAGCCCCGGCACGCTGCTGTGGGCGGCAGCCCTGACTGTGCTGGCAGTGCTGGCCGCCATCTGGAACTTTAACCGGCGCGACCTGTAG
- a CDS encoding alpha/beta fold hydrolase: MPLPSPSRRFLLSAAALTAAGALSAAGWQRRTHRRYPPQGRMLPLPSGPAHVVEGGRADGPALVLIHGSDGVAHDWPTSPLWPLLAPHYRLIAPDRLGHGYTPAGEEITVAAGARQLAELLDALGVERATLLGHSYGAPVALALAEQRPERVGGLVLVSPLAFPAPGLTRQLARLLAWPPAGWLVTRILLIPLGLAVVELEGGRAFAPAPMPHPWRRMMRAFSLRRSQLLALAEENRTIARELAALVPGYAALRMPIALLAGTQDALSPADDHAVPLAGQVPGAQLQLLDGGHQLHWTHPQEVAAAVRQVAWQGARKGAAL, translated from the coding sequence GTGCCGCTGCCCTCTCCTTCCCGACGTTTTCTGCTGTCTGCTGCGGCCCTGACCGCCGCCGGCGCCCTGAGTGCGGCCGGCTGGCAGCGCCGCACCCACCGCCGCTACCCTCCACAGGGGCGGATGCTGCCTTTGCCCTCCGGCCCGGCCCACGTGGTGGAAGGTGGGCGGGCAGACGGCCCCGCGCTGGTACTGATTCACGGCAGCGACGGTGTAGCGCACGACTGGCCCACCTCGCCGCTGTGGCCGCTACTGGCCCCGCACTACCGCCTGATTGCCCCCGACCGGCTGGGGCACGGCTACACGCCGGCCGGCGAGGAAATTACCGTGGCGGCCGGGGCGCGGCAGCTGGCCGAACTGCTGGATGCACTGGGCGTGGAGCGGGCCACGCTGCTGGGTCACTCCTACGGTGCGCCGGTGGCCCTGGCCCTGGCCGAGCAGCGCCCGGAGCGGGTGGGCGGCCTGGTGCTGGTTTCGCCGCTGGCCTTTCCGGCACCGGGCCTGACCCGGCAGCTGGCGCGGCTGCTGGCCTGGCCGCCGGCTGGGTGGCTGGTCACGCGTATTCTGCTGATTCCGCTGGGGTTGGCCGTGGTGGAGCTGGAAGGCGGGCGGGCTTTTGCGCCGGCGCCCATGCCCCATCCCTGGCGGCGAATGATGCGGGCCTTCTCGCTGCGCCGCTCGCAGCTGCTGGCCCTGGCCGAGGAGAACCGCACCATCGCCCGTGAGCTGGCCGCCCTGGTGCCTGGCTACGCGGCGCTGCGCATGCCCATCGCCCTGCTGGCCGGCACGCAGGACGCGCTCTCGCCGGCAGACGACCACGCCGTGCCGCTGGCCGGGCAAGTGCCCGGGGCGCAGCTGCAGCTGCTGGACGGCGGCCACCAGCTGCACTGGACCCACCCGCAGGAAGTGGCGGCCGCCGTGCGGCAAGTGGCCTGGCAAGGCGCTAGGAAGGGAGCAGCCCTATGA